The Clostridium sporogenes region AGATTAAAATCTTTAGATTTATTAAAATAAAAAAGAATTATTATATGCGAATTTTTGTCTAAATCTTTTAACCCATCTACCAAATCTTCTTTTAGTTCTATTGTAGCTTTTTCATCCTTTGAATAAATACTTTGAGGAGGTATTTCTTCAAGGCTTTTAAAGGGGGATTTTACATATCCAATAGGTTTTAATTTTATTGTATCCATACTTCGTTCTCCTTTTCAATAAATTTTACAATTAACAATTCTAATAGACCTTTTTTCATAAGTCTATTATATAAATATTTAGCTCCAGATATTCAGAATAATCCTGAGAATAATAATCAATACTAATCATAGTATATATAGTTACATTTCTTATTAAGGAAACTATACAGAAGTTAATAATGTTTTTATTAAGTATAGTATAAAATATAAATAAGAAAAAATAAAGAAATATGACGGAATTTATGAAAAATAAGGTAAAAATGTATCAAAGTGATAGAGATATCAAAATGAAACAAAAGAAGTATCATTTTGAGAATAAATTTAATGATTTTATTGGCAAATGCTCATTTATTATTACTTATGTTCTTGGCATATTAATTGCTGTTAAGTATTTATGGGATAATTGAGAATTTTAATTATTAAAAGGGGCTGTATAAAAATAAAATAGATTTAATTTTTATATGACAAATATAAAATCCAAATCTATTTTCAGATGGCACCTTCAAAGTAAAATACAATATGTTCATTTATATTGTTTTTTTAACGAAGTAAAGTGCTCGATTAGTAAATAATAATATTTTTGGAGGTATAAAAATGAAAGAAGGATTATGGGAAAAATGTACAAGTTTTCATGGGCATTCTTGTCCGGGGCTAGCCATAGGCTACAAAGCTGCAGAGGCAGCTATAGAAACTATGAATATAAAATTTTCAGAGGATGAAGAAATAGTTTGTGTTACAGAAAATGATGCCTGTGGAGTAGATGCAATACAAGTGTTATTAGGTTGCTCCTTAGGAAAAGGTAATATTATTCATAAGGATTCTGGAAAAATGGCTTTCTCTTTTTTTAATAGAAAAAATGGGGAGGCAATAAGAATAATATTTAGTCCTAAGGAAAAAAGGGAAGATAGAAATGAATATATGAATTACATATTAAATGAAGATTATAAGGAACTTTTCCAATTCAAAGAACCTAGTTATTCCTTACCGGAAAGAGCTAAATTATTTAAAAACATTACCTGTGAAATCTGTAAAGAAAGTACCGCAGAACATAGAATAAGAATAATGGATGGGAAAATGGTTTGCTCTGATTGTTTTAAAGAATATTCAAGGGTTCTTTAGAGCTATTTTGTAAAGTCAATAATAGGATAAGTATAGTATTTAATAATAAATTTTTTTAACAGGAATAATAGATTGTATTATTTAGTTAAAAAATAAATACAGATTAATATGAAATTATTTATAGTAATGTAGGAGGGCTAATATGAAAAGGTTATCTAAAAAGAGTATGTTGTTAGTATTTACAATGCTAATAGCTATAAGCTTTTTGTTTACAGGTTGTGGAGGAGATAAAAAAGCAAAAGAAACTACAAATGCAAATAATAAAACAGAAAAAAGAGATGTAAGTATTAAATTAGAAGGGGGAGATTGGGGAGAACCAAATCCATATAGGACATATCCTAGAGGTCCAGGAACGTCTAAGACTAATTTAATATATGATTCTCTTATAGAAAAGGATGAAAAGGGAATTATACCATGGCTTGCAGAAAAATGGGAAGTAAAAAACAATGGTAAGGAATATTTATTTAAAATAAGGGAGGGAGTAAAATGGCAAGATGGCAAGAATTTTACTCCAGAAGATGTTAAATTCACCTTTGATTATTACAAAAAACATCCACCAGTAAGCAAAAGTATATACATAGGTAAAAAATGTTTTATAGATAAGGTAGAAGTGCTCAAAGATAACTATATCAAAATAACAGTTAATACAGTAAATGCAGCTTCTTTAGAAAACTTAGGAACTACTAGAATAATACCAAAACATATTTGGGAAAAGGTAGAGGATCCTAAAAAATTTGATAGTAAGGAAGCTTTTATAGGTTGTGGTCCATACATGTTAGAGGATTATAATAAAGAAAGAGGTTCTTATAAATTTACTGCTTTTAAAGATTATTGGGGACCAAAACAAAATGTTAAAACTATAGAATTTATTCCAATAAGTGATCCTATACTTGCTTTTGAAAAAGGGGATATAGATTTAGTGGAAAGCGTTAAACCAGATATAGCTAAAAAATATGAAAATAACAAAGAATATAAATTGATAAAGGGACATAATTTCTTTGGGTATAGATTATGTTTGAATATGAATAGAAATCCAGAATTTAAAGATAGAAATGTAAGACAAGCCATAGCCTATGCTATAAATGAAAAAGAAATAATAGATAAAGTTATGAGAGGAATAGGAACAGAAGGAAGTGCATCCTATATACCAAAGGAACATATATGGTATAACAAAGATATAAAAAAATATGATTATAATGTAGAAAAGGCTAAAGAACTTTTAAAAGAAAAAAATATAAATTTCCAAATTATTGTTTCAAATAAAAAGGATAATTTAAGAATGGCAGAACTTTTAAAATTACAATTAGAAAAAGCAGGAATAAAGGTTAATATTAAAAGTATGGATATGAAGAGTAGAGATGCAGCGGTAAAGTCAGGAAACTATGAAACTATAATAACTGAACATGGTGGTTGGGGTAAAGATGTTGATGTTTTAAGAGAACTTTACAAATCAAATAATGATAAAAGCGGTGGCAGTGTTATAAATGGTATACCAGGATATAGAAATGAAGAAATAGATAAGCTTTGTATGAAACAAATGCAAGAAATGAATCCAGATAAGAGAAAAGAAATAGTATTTCAGCTTCAAGAAAAAATAGCGGAAGAAATACCTATGATACCTATTATAAATACATCTTCTATATCAGTGCACAAAACTGATAAATATGATGGATATATGAATATGTATGATCACTTTGTGGTATCTCATAGTAAATTAACTTACTTACAAAGGAAATAAGGGAAGTTGATATTATGAATAGTAAGTTTATAAAGATTCTAGAGTATGTGGTTACTATAGTAATTATACTTACATTAAATTTTTTTATTCCTAGGCTTATGCCTGGGGACCCTTTTGTTATATTATCTGGAGACAATGGAACAGAAATATCAGCTTATTCAGAAGAACAGATAGAAAAGTATAAAGCCTATTATGGATTAGATAAACCTTTAAGCAATCAATATTTAGCTTACATTCAAAACTTATGCAAAGGTAATTTAGGATATAGTATTTATTACAATGATACTGTTAAAAATATAGTGAAAGCTAGATTTAAGTGGACTTTTATGCTGGTTATTAGTTCTATATTTATAAGCTTTGTATTAGGTACTCTTATAGGAACATTATCAGCTTTTAATCAGAATAAAGGATTAGATAAGATATTATATGGCTTTTTTATGACTTTATCTGAAATACCTGGTTTTTTATTAGGTATAGTTTTTTTATTTATTTTAGCAGGAAAATTAAATTTGTTTCCTCTTTCTGGAGCTGTAACAGATTTTAAAAATTATAGTTCCTTTGGGGATAAATTTCTAGATATAATTTATCATGCAGCATTACCAATTATAACGTTAACTATATCTAAGTTAGGAGAGTTTTATCTTGTAGCAAGAAGTAGTGCTATTTCTGTTATATCTAAGGAATACATAAAAACCGCAAAAGGTAAAGGACTTGGCAGCAAAACAGTTATATTTAAACATATCCTTAGGAATTCTATATTACCTATAATAACCAAAGCATTTTTAAGTTTAGGATCTATAGTAGGGGGATCTA contains the following coding sequences:
- a CDS encoding ABC transporter permease, translated to MNSKFIKILEYVVTIVIILTLNFFIPRLMPGDPFVILSGDNGTEISAYSEEQIEKYKAYYGLDKPLSNQYLAYIQNLCKGNLGYSIYYNDTVKNIVKARFKWTFMLVISSIFISFVLGTLIGTLSAFNQNKGLDKILYGFFMTLSEIPGFLLGIVFLFILAGKLNLFPLSGAVTDFKNYSSFGDKFLDIIYHAALPIITLTISKLGEFYLVARSSAISVISKEYIKTAKGKGLGSKTVIFKHILRNSILPIITKAFLSLGSIVGGSILVENVFNYPGLGKLMKEAVCVRDYPLIQGIFLIVTFMVIFMNLISDMFYKKLDPRVR
- a CDS encoding ABC transporter substrate-binding protein translates to MKRLSKKSMLLVFTMLIAISFLFTGCGGDKKAKETTNANNKTEKRDVSIKLEGGDWGEPNPYRTYPRGPGTSKTNLIYDSLIEKDEKGIIPWLAEKWEVKNNGKEYLFKIREGVKWQDGKNFTPEDVKFTFDYYKKHPPVSKSIYIGKKCFIDKVEVLKDNYIKITVNTVNAASLENLGTTRIIPKHIWEKVEDPKKFDSKEAFIGCGPYMLEDYNKERGSYKFTAFKDYWGPKQNVKTIEFIPISDPILAFEKGDIDLVESVKPDIAKKYENNKEYKLIKGHNFFGYRLCLNMNRNPEFKDRNVRQAIAYAINEKEIIDKVMRGIGTEGSASYIPKEHIWYNKDIKKYDYNVEKAKELLKEKNINFQIIVSNKKDNLRMAELLKLQLEKAGIKVNIKSMDMKSRDAAVKSGNYETIITEHGGWGKDVDVLRELYKSNNDKSGGSVINGIPGYRNEEIDKLCMKQMQEMNPDKRKEIVFQLQEKIAEEIPMIPIINTSSISVHKTDKYDGYMNMYDHFVVSHSKLTYLQRK
- the tsaA gene encoding tRNA (N6-threonylcarbamoyladenosine(37)-N6)-methyltransferase TrmO — encoded protein: MDTIKLKPIGYVKSPFKSLEEIPPQSIYSKDEKATIELKEDLVDGLKDLDKNSHIIILFYFNKSKDFNLITKTPWSDEKKGVFSTRSPKRPNAIGLSIVKLIEINNNKIIIEGVDMLDGTPVLDIKPYSDKLNP
- a CDS encoding FmdE family protein; this encodes MKEGLWEKCTSFHGHSCPGLAIGYKAAEAAIETMNIKFSEDEEIVCVTENDACGVDAIQVLLGCSLGKGNIIHKDSGKMAFSFFNRKNGEAIRIIFSPKEKREDRNEYMNYILNEDYKELFQFKEPSYSLPERAKLFKNITCEICKESTAEHRIRIMDGKMVCSDCFKEYSRVL